From the genome of Bubalus bubalis isolate 160015118507 breed Murrah chromosome 2, NDDB_SH_1, whole genome shotgun sequence, one region includes:
- the SH3BGRL3 gene encoding SH3 domain-binding glutamic acid-rich-like protein 3 → MSGLRVYSTSVTGSREIKSQQSEVTRILDGKRIQYQLVDISQDNALRDEMRALAGNPKATPPQIVNGDQYCGDYELFVEAVEQNTLQEFLKLA, encoded by the exons ATGAGCGGCCTGCGCGTCTACAGCACGTCGGTCACCGGCTCCCGCGAA ATCAAGTCCCAGCAGAGTGAGGTGACCCGCATCCTGGATGGGAAGCGCATCCAGTACCAGCTAGTGGACATCTCCCAAGACAACGCCCTGCGGGACGAGATGCGAGCCTTGGCCGGCAACCCCAAGGCCACCCCACCCCAGATTGTCAACGGAGACCAGTATTGTGGG GACTATGAGCTCTTCGTGGAGGCTGTGGAACAAAACACACTGCAGGAGTTCCTGAAACTGGCCTGA